Genomic window (Jeotgalibaca ciconiae):
GCTTTTAACCAAACATTTTAAACAGGAAGGAGAGGCTTTCCCTCATGATAAATGAATTTGATACAATTACAGCAATTTCGACGCCTCCAGGAGAAGGGGCAATTGGAATTGTACGATTAAGTGGAGATGATGCAATTACGATTGCGGATACTCTGTACCAAGCAGGTTCGAAGAACTTAAAGGATGTACCGAGTCACACCATCCATTATGGACACATTCGTAATCCGAAAACAGATGAAATTATTGATGAAGTGATGGTTACTATCATGCGAGCACCAAAGACGTTTACGAAAGAAGACGTCGTAGAGATTAACTGCCACGGCGGCGTGGTGAGCGTGAATCGTATTTTACAGACAATCTTGCAAAATGGAGCGAGAATGGCAGAGCCGGGTGAATTTACCAAACGTGCCTTTTTGAATGGGCGGATTGACCTCTCCCAGGCAGAAGCGGTAATGGATTTGATTCGTGCGAAGACAGATCGAGCAATGGACGTAGCTCTTCGTCAGTTAGATGGCGATTTGTCCAATTTGATCCGCAATATTCGTCAGATCATCTTAAATACGTTGGCAGAAGTGGAAGTAAATATTGATTATCCTGAGTATGATGACGTAGAAGAAGTTACAACAAAATTACTAAAAGAAAAAACGATGGAAGTACAAGGACATGTAGAGCAGTTATTACATACCGCAAAACAAGGAAAAATCCTTCGTGAAGGGCTGGAAACAGCTATCATTGGACGTCCAAACGTTGGTAAATCAAGTTTATTGAATCGCTTGATTCGAGAAGAAAAAGCAATTGTAACTGATATTGCAGGAACAACACGGGATACAATTGAAGAATACGT
Coding sequences:
- the mnmE gene encoding tRNA uridine-5-carboxymethylaminomethyl(34) synthesis GTPase MnmE, with amino-acid sequence MINEFDTITAISTPPGEGAIGIVRLSGDDAITIADTLYQAGSKNLKDVPSHTIHYGHIRNPKTDEIIDEVMVTIMRAPKTFTKEDVVEINCHGGVVSVNRILQTILQNGARMAEPGEFTKRAFLNGRIDLSQAEAVMDLIRAKTDRAMDVALRQLDGDLSNLIRNIRQIILNTLAEVEVNIDYPEYDDVEEVTTKLLKEKTMEVQGHVEQLLHTAKQGKILREGLETAIIGRPNVGKSSLLNRLIREEKAIVTDIAGTTRDTIEEYVNVNGVPLKLVDTAGIRETDDIVEQIGVERSRKALMEADLILLLINQSETLAEEDKELLHLTQDMNRIILLNKSDLAPQVSVDELAEWSSPENVITTSMLEQTGLDQLEKQISEMFFAGETGEQDATYISNVRHIALLHEAQEALAEVISGIEMDMPVDLVQIDFTRAWELLGEITGDTVQDELLTQLFSQFCLGK